Proteins found in one Zea mays cultivar B73 chromosome 1, Zm-B73-REFERENCE-NAM-5.0, whole genome shotgun sequence genomic segment:
- the LOC103641258 gene encoding uncharacterized protein isoform X1, translating into MLGVAAYMSFCTLLYCVSALSFLQQLSCQELYVRLLMVGVAACCHLTVCSYHFYLLLCTSLLKVKITFKMKPAQDIDSMTGLVLASLSCNFYSDVVDAILLNEPDLCTELEREIIDRIVKDEVMIYKKTKAELRNQEQPFDMGKKKKRNKNVPAVVWYPTRVIEFLGRRTPIILKEKDTRCSLVAICNVLLLGEKITLDLDIKKVLESHLIHLFQRPLLCGNTQMQLEQNLELSEFNKQVLGVLPKLTCSLYFDVTFSSSCGLEKTFETALFGFLGVPLRHGWLVDPQDAELDSSIRGSSYSKLSYNLAIYESIRPKTNSGPQKHGRYEDDMFYSALAFSKTGSEKELDSTSCATISTFLQGPQLTRYGFSSLHNDLRALQPTVLIWNENLITISKFEDKIYVLLNDLSLLRTETDAVWERLTQANGDGVFVDCNFVPTDSKIQSVLPLTKTERKKRIKEKMDLKKKEKDSNKDKDDEDTKDKDDGKEEDSNEDRDDEETEEKDDGNAAPQTYFLQGRHINLNARPINFLGLSTHVIHQINDGPCALIAVYKGDISFEPHETVVSMEYLLGLVLALLGGSVKMQDYSDERKSQILNVVKSLAGGFDMDVIFTRTDGFTMTPEWLLLDCLDLNLRHGWIAARDLLTGPEVSFESLTLASNEPGFPHAEEIKNFLRGPQLTPIGLVSLQEDFVENVPCILFWNKHYHTIVMVKTQLLLYFITLGDMLAAFYFSFLTCFDLMQINGVLNSLVTDSNFLYMKRGSKRPR; encoded by the exons ATGCTTGGTGTTGCTGCATATATGTCATTTTGCACCCTGCTGTATTGTGTTTCTGCTTTGTCTTTCCTACAACAGTTATCTTGCCAAGAATTGTATGTTAGGCTACTTATGGTTGGAGTTGCTGCATGCTGTCATCTCACAGTGTGCAGTTACCACTTCTATCTTTTGCTGTGCACTTCTTTACTGAAAGTAAAAATAACATTCAAGATGAAACCTGCTCAGGATATTGATTCTATGACTGGGTTAGTTCTTGCCAGCCTGTCATGCAACTTCTATTCCGA TGTTGTTGATGCAATTCTTCTAAATGAACCTGATTTATGTACCGAGCTTGAAAGAGAAATAATCGACAGAATAGTCAAAGATGAAGTGATGATCTACAAAAAGACTAAAGCAGAG TTGCGGAATCAGGAACAGCCGTTTGATATGGGGaaaaagaagaaaaggaacaaAAATGTCCCTGCTGTTGTGTGGTATCCGACAAGGGTTATCGAATTTCTTGGTCGGCGCacacccattatcctcaaggaaaAGGATACACGGTGCTCCCTAGTAGCAATAT GCAACGTTCTCCTGCTTGGAGAGAAAATAACCCTCGATTTAGATATCAAGAAAGTGTTGGAGAGCCATCTCATCCATCTTTTCCAGAGGCCTCTTTTGTGTGGCAATACACAAATGCAG TTGGAACAGAACTTGGAACTATCAGAGTTCAATAAACAAGTTCTTGGTGTATTGCCGAAGCTTACATGCAGCTTATACTTTGATGTGACATTTTCTAG CTCTTGTGGCTTAGAGAAGACCTTTGAAACTGCACTGTTTGGTTTTCTTGGTGTCCCTCTACGCCATGGCTGGTTGGTAGATCCCCAG GATGCTGAGTTGGACTCCTCAATACGTGGAAGCTCCTACTCCAAACTTTCGTATAATCTTGCTATCTATGAATCAATTCGACCCAAGACAAATTCAGGGCCTCAAAAGCATGGTCGATATGAAGATGATATGTTCTATTCAGCGCTTGCATTCTCTAAAACTGGATCAGAAAAAGAACTTGATTCTACTTCTT GTGCAACAATTTCAACATTTTTGCAGGGCCCTCAGCTAACCCGATATGG ATTCTCTTCCTTACATAATGACCTCAGAGCGTTACAACCTACTGTCCTGATCTGGAATGAAAACTTAATTACAATATCTAAG TTTGAAGACAAAATATATGTGTTGCTGAACGATTTGTCCTTGTTGAGAACTGAAACCGATGCTGTGTGGGAAAGGTTAACACAG GCAAATGGTGATGGAGTTTTTGTTGATTGTAACTTTGTGCCTACAGATTCTAAGATTCAATCAGTACTG CCACTGACGAAAACTGAAAGAAAGAAAAGGATAAAAGAGAAgatggatctgaagaagaaagagAAGGATAGTAACAAGGACAAAGATGATGAGGATACCAAGGATAAAGATGATGGGAAAGAAGAGGATAGTAACGAGGACAGAGATGATGAGGAGACCGAGGAGAAAGATGATGGGAATGCTGCCCCTCAAACCTATTTCTTGCAGGGCAGGCATATCAACTTGAATGCTAGGCCTATCAATTTTCTTGGACTATCTACCCATGTTATCCACCAGATAAATGATGGCCCATGCGCCCTTATTGCAGTCTATAA GGGGGACATCTCTTTTGAACCACATGAAACTGTGGTGTCAATGGAGTATCTACTTGGCCTTGTCCTCGCTCTTCTTGGAGGAAGTGTGAAAATGCAG GACTATTCTGATGAAAGAAAAAGTCAGATATTGAATGTGGTGAAGAGTCTGGCCGGAGGGTTTGATATGGATGTTATCTTCACCAG AACGGATGGTTTTACAATGACTCCAGAGTGGTTGCTTCTGGATTGCTTAGATCTCAACCTTCGACATGGTTGGATTGCTGCTAGG GATTTGTTGACCGGACCCGAAGTATCATTTGAAAGTCTTACGTTGGCTTCTAATGAACCTGGTTTTCCACATG CGGAGGAGATCAAGAATTTTCTAAGGGGACCTCAACTTACTCCCATTGG CTTGGTTTCGCTGCAAGAGGACTTTGTTGAGAATGTTCCGTGCATTCTGTTCTGGAACAAGCATTACCATACTATAGTTATGGTGAAAACTCAACTTTTGCTGTATTTTATTACTTTAGGAGATATGTTAGCTGCCTTCTATTTTTCCTTTTTGACCTGTTTTGATCTTATGCAGATCAATGGAGTATTAAATTCTCTAGTCACTGATTCTAATTTCCTATATATGAAACGCGGTTCAAAACGGCCTCGATGA
- the LOC103641258 gene encoding ubiquitin carboxyl-terminal hydrolase MINDY-2 isoform X5: MIYKKTKAELRNQEQPFDMGKKKKRNKNVPAVVWYPTRVIEFLGRRTPIILKEKDTRCSLVAICNVLLLGEKITLDLDIKKVLESHLIHLFQRPLLCGNTQMQLEQNLELSEFNKQVLGVLPKLTCSLYFDVTFSSSCGLEKTFETALFGFLGVPLRHGWLVDPQDAELDSSIRGSSYSKLSYNLAIYESIRPKTNSGPQKHGRYEDDMFYSALAFSKTGSEKELDSTSCATISTFLQGPQLTRYGFSSLHNDLRALQPTVLIWNENLITISKFEDKIYVLLNDLSLLRTETDAVWERLTQANGDGVFVDCNFVPTDSKIQSVLPLTKTERKKRIKEKMDLKKKEKDSNKDKDDEDTKDKDDGKEEDSNEDRDDEETEEKDDGNAAPQTYFLQGRHINLNARPINFLGLSTHVIHQINDGPCALIAVYKGDISFEPHETVVSMEYLLGLVLALLGGSVKMQDYSDERKSQILNVVKSLAGGFDMDVIFTRTDGFTMTPEWLLLDCLDLNLRHGWIAARDLLTGPEVSFESLTLASNEPGFPHAEEIKNFLRGPQLTPIGLVSLQEDFVENVPCILFWNKHYHTIVMVKTQLLLYFITLGDMLAAFYFSFLTCFDLMQINGVLNSLVTDSNFLYMKRGSKRPR; this comes from the exons ATGATCTACAAAAAGACTAAAGCAGAG TTGCGGAATCAGGAACAGCCGTTTGATATGGGGaaaaagaagaaaaggaacaaAAATGTCCCTGCTGTTGTGTGGTATCCGACAAGGGTTATCGAATTTCTTGGTCGGCGCacacccattatcctcaaggaaaAGGATACACGGTGCTCCCTAGTAGCAATAT GCAACGTTCTCCTGCTTGGAGAGAAAATAACCCTCGATTTAGATATCAAGAAAGTGTTGGAGAGCCATCTCATCCATCTTTTCCAGAGGCCTCTTTTGTGTGGCAATACACAAATGCAG TTGGAACAGAACTTGGAACTATCAGAGTTCAATAAACAAGTTCTTGGTGTATTGCCGAAGCTTACATGCAGCTTATACTTTGATGTGACATTTTCTAG CTCTTGTGGCTTAGAGAAGACCTTTGAAACTGCACTGTTTGGTTTTCTTGGTGTCCCTCTACGCCATGGCTGGTTGGTAGATCCCCAG GATGCTGAGTTGGACTCCTCAATACGTGGAAGCTCCTACTCCAAACTTTCGTATAATCTTGCTATCTATGAATCAATTCGACCCAAGACAAATTCAGGGCCTCAAAAGCATGGTCGATATGAAGATGATATGTTCTATTCAGCGCTTGCATTCTCTAAAACTGGATCAGAAAAAGAACTTGATTCTACTTCTT GTGCAACAATTTCAACATTTTTGCAGGGCCCTCAGCTAACCCGATATGG ATTCTCTTCCTTACATAATGACCTCAGAGCGTTACAACCTACTGTCCTGATCTGGAATGAAAACTTAATTACAATATCTAAG TTTGAAGACAAAATATATGTGTTGCTGAACGATTTGTCCTTGTTGAGAACTGAAACCGATGCTGTGTGGGAAAGGTTAACACAG GCAAATGGTGATGGAGTTTTTGTTGATTGTAACTTTGTGCCTACAGATTCTAAGATTCAATCAGTACTG CCACTGACGAAAACTGAAAGAAAGAAAAGGATAAAAGAGAAgatggatctgaagaagaaagagAAGGATAGTAACAAGGACAAAGATGATGAGGATACCAAGGATAAAGATGATGGGAAAGAAGAGGATAGTAACGAGGACAGAGATGATGAGGAGACCGAGGAGAAAGATGATGGGAATGCTGCCCCTCAAACCTATTTCTTGCAGGGCAGGCATATCAACTTGAATGCTAGGCCTATCAATTTTCTTGGACTATCTACCCATGTTATCCACCAGATAAATGATGGCCCATGCGCCCTTATTGCAGTCTATAA GGGGGACATCTCTTTTGAACCACATGAAACTGTGGTGTCAATGGAGTATCTACTTGGCCTTGTCCTCGCTCTTCTTGGAGGAAGTGTGAAAATGCAG GACTATTCTGATGAAAGAAAAAGTCAGATATTGAATGTGGTGAAGAGTCTGGCCGGAGGGTTTGATATGGATGTTATCTTCACCAG AACGGATGGTTTTACAATGACTCCAGAGTGGTTGCTTCTGGATTGCTTAGATCTCAACCTTCGACATGGTTGGATTGCTGCTAGG GATTTGTTGACCGGACCCGAAGTATCATTTGAAAGTCTTACGTTGGCTTCTAATGAACCTGGTTTTCCACATG CGGAGGAGATCAAGAATTTTCTAAGGGGACCTCAACTTACTCCCATTGG CTTGGTTTCGCTGCAAGAGGACTTTGTTGAGAATGTTCCGTGCATTCTGTTCTGGAACAAGCATTACCATACTATAGTTATGGTGAAAACTCAACTTTTGCTGTATTTTATTACTTTAGGAGATATGTTAGCTGCCTTCTATTTTTCCTTTTTGACCTGTTTTGATCTTATGCAGATCAATGGAGTATTAAATTCTCTAGTCACTGATTCTAATTTCCTATATATGAAACGCGGTTCAAAACGGCCTCGATGA
- the LOC103641258 gene encoding uncharacterized protein isoform X2 → MLGVAAYMSFCTLLYCVSALSFLQQLSCQELYVRLLMVGVAACCHLTVCSYHFYLLLCTSLLKVKITFKMKPAQDIDSMTGLVLASLSCNFYSDVVDAILLNEPDLCTELEREIIDRIVKDEVMIYKKTKAELRNQEQPFDMGKKKKRNKNVPAVVWYPTRVIEFLGRRTPIILKEKDTRCSLVAICNVLLLGEKITLDLDIKKVLESHLIHLFQRPLLCGNTQMQLEQNLELSEFNKQVLGVLPKLTCSLYFDVTFSSSCGLEKTFETALFGFLGVPLRHGWLVDPQDAELDSSIRGSSYSKLSYNLAIYESIRPKTNSGPQKHGRYEDDMFYSALAFSKTGSEKELDSTSCATISTFLQGPQLTRYGFSSLHNDLRALQPTVLIWNENLITISKFEDKIYVLLNDLSLLRTETDAVWERLTQANGDGVFVDCNFVPTDSKIQSVLPLTKTERKKRIKEKMDLKKKEKDSNKDKDDEDTKDKDDGKEEDSNEDRDDEETEEKDDGNAAPQTYFLQGRHINLNARPINFLGLSTHVIHQINDGPCALIAVYKGDISFEPHETVVSMEYLLGLVLALLGGSVKMQDYSDERKSQILNVVKSLAGGFDMDVIFTRTDGFTMTPEWLLLDCLDLNLRHGWIAARDLLTGPEVSFESLTLASNEPGFPHAEEIKNFLRGPQLTPIGLVSLQEDFVENVPCILFWNKHYHTIVMINGVLNSLVTDSNFLYMKRGSKRPR, encoded by the exons ATGCTTGGTGTTGCTGCATATATGTCATTTTGCACCCTGCTGTATTGTGTTTCTGCTTTGTCTTTCCTACAACAGTTATCTTGCCAAGAATTGTATGTTAGGCTACTTATGGTTGGAGTTGCTGCATGCTGTCATCTCACAGTGTGCAGTTACCACTTCTATCTTTTGCTGTGCACTTCTTTACTGAAAGTAAAAATAACATTCAAGATGAAACCTGCTCAGGATATTGATTCTATGACTGGGTTAGTTCTTGCCAGCCTGTCATGCAACTTCTATTCCGA TGTTGTTGATGCAATTCTTCTAAATGAACCTGATTTATGTACCGAGCTTGAAAGAGAAATAATCGACAGAATAGTCAAAGATGAAGTGATGATCTACAAAAAGACTAAAGCAGAG TTGCGGAATCAGGAACAGCCGTTTGATATGGGGaaaaagaagaaaaggaacaaAAATGTCCCTGCTGTTGTGTGGTATCCGACAAGGGTTATCGAATTTCTTGGTCGGCGCacacccattatcctcaaggaaaAGGATACACGGTGCTCCCTAGTAGCAATAT GCAACGTTCTCCTGCTTGGAGAGAAAATAACCCTCGATTTAGATATCAAGAAAGTGTTGGAGAGCCATCTCATCCATCTTTTCCAGAGGCCTCTTTTGTGTGGCAATACACAAATGCAG TTGGAACAGAACTTGGAACTATCAGAGTTCAATAAACAAGTTCTTGGTGTATTGCCGAAGCTTACATGCAGCTTATACTTTGATGTGACATTTTCTAG CTCTTGTGGCTTAGAGAAGACCTTTGAAACTGCACTGTTTGGTTTTCTTGGTGTCCCTCTACGCCATGGCTGGTTGGTAGATCCCCAG GATGCTGAGTTGGACTCCTCAATACGTGGAAGCTCCTACTCCAAACTTTCGTATAATCTTGCTATCTATGAATCAATTCGACCCAAGACAAATTCAGGGCCTCAAAAGCATGGTCGATATGAAGATGATATGTTCTATTCAGCGCTTGCATTCTCTAAAACTGGATCAGAAAAAGAACTTGATTCTACTTCTT GTGCAACAATTTCAACATTTTTGCAGGGCCCTCAGCTAACCCGATATGG ATTCTCTTCCTTACATAATGACCTCAGAGCGTTACAACCTACTGTCCTGATCTGGAATGAAAACTTAATTACAATATCTAAG TTTGAAGACAAAATATATGTGTTGCTGAACGATTTGTCCTTGTTGAGAACTGAAACCGATGCTGTGTGGGAAAGGTTAACACAG GCAAATGGTGATGGAGTTTTTGTTGATTGTAACTTTGTGCCTACAGATTCTAAGATTCAATCAGTACTG CCACTGACGAAAACTGAAAGAAAGAAAAGGATAAAAGAGAAgatggatctgaagaagaaagagAAGGATAGTAACAAGGACAAAGATGATGAGGATACCAAGGATAAAGATGATGGGAAAGAAGAGGATAGTAACGAGGACAGAGATGATGAGGAGACCGAGGAGAAAGATGATGGGAATGCTGCCCCTCAAACCTATTTCTTGCAGGGCAGGCATATCAACTTGAATGCTAGGCCTATCAATTTTCTTGGACTATCTACCCATGTTATCCACCAGATAAATGATGGCCCATGCGCCCTTATTGCAGTCTATAA GGGGGACATCTCTTTTGAACCACATGAAACTGTGGTGTCAATGGAGTATCTACTTGGCCTTGTCCTCGCTCTTCTTGGAGGAAGTGTGAAAATGCAG GACTATTCTGATGAAAGAAAAAGTCAGATATTGAATGTGGTGAAGAGTCTGGCCGGAGGGTTTGATATGGATGTTATCTTCACCAG AACGGATGGTTTTACAATGACTCCAGAGTGGTTGCTTCTGGATTGCTTAGATCTCAACCTTCGACATGGTTGGATTGCTGCTAGG GATTTGTTGACCGGACCCGAAGTATCATTTGAAAGTCTTACGTTGGCTTCTAATGAACCTGGTTTTCCACATG CGGAGGAGATCAAGAATTTTCTAAGGGGACCTCAACTTACTCCCATTGG CTTGGTTTCGCTGCAAGAGGACTTTGTTGAGAATGTTCCGTGCATTCTGTTCTGGAACAAGCATTACCATACTATAGTTATG ATCAATGGAGTATTAAATTCTCTAGTCACTGATTCTAATTTCCTATATATGAAACGCGGTTCAAAACGGCCTCGATGA
- the LOC103641258 gene encoding uncharacterized protein isoform X3 translates to MLGVAAYMSFCTLLYCVSALSFLQQLSCQELYVRLLMVGVAACCHLTVCSYHFYLLLCTSLLKVKITFKMKPAQDIDSMTGLVLASLSCNFYSDVVDAILLNEPDLCTELEREIIDRIVKDEVMIYKKTKAELRNQEQPFDMGKKKKRNKNVPAVVWYPTRVIEFLGRRTPIILKEKDTRCSLVAICNVLLLGEKITLDLDIKKVLESHLIHLFQRPLLCGNTQMQLEQNLELSEFNKQVLGVLPKLTCSLYFDVTFSSSCGLEKTFETALFGFLGVPLRHGWLVDPQDAELDSSIRGSSYSKLSYNLAIYESIRPKTNSGPQKHGRYEDDMFYSALAFSKTGSEKELDSTSCATISTFLQGPQLTRYGFSSLHNDLRALQPTVLIWNENLITISKFEDKIYVLLNDLSLLRTETDAVWERLTQANGDGVFVDCNFVPTDSKIQSVLPLTKTERKKRIKEKMDLKKKEKDSNKDKDDEDTKDKDDGKEEDSNEDRDDEETEEKDDGNAAPQTYFLQGRHINLNARPINFLGLSTHVIHQINDGPCALIAVYKGDISFEPHETVVSMEYLLGLVLALLGGSVKMQDYSDERKSQILNVVKSLAGGFDMDVIFTRTDGFTMTPEWLLLDCLDLNLRHGWIAARDLLTGPEVSFESLTLASNEPGFPHAEEIKNFLRGPQLTPIGLVSLQEDFVENVPCILFWNKHYHTIVMAFYHDLHTDHIQTSHKEVSQKK, encoded by the exons ATGCTTGGTGTTGCTGCATATATGTCATTTTGCACCCTGCTGTATTGTGTTTCTGCTTTGTCTTTCCTACAACAGTTATCTTGCCAAGAATTGTATGTTAGGCTACTTATGGTTGGAGTTGCTGCATGCTGTCATCTCACAGTGTGCAGTTACCACTTCTATCTTTTGCTGTGCACTTCTTTACTGAAAGTAAAAATAACATTCAAGATGAAACCTGCTCAGGATATTGATTCTATGACTGGGTTAGTTCTTGCCAGCCTGTCATGCAACTTCTATTCCGA TGTTGTTGATGCAATTCTTCTAAATGAACCTGATTTATGTACCGAGCTTGAAAGAGAAATAATCGACAGAATAGTCAAAGATGAAGTGATGATCTACAAAAAGACTAAAGCAGAG TTGCGGAATCAGGAACAGCCGTTTGATATGGGGaaaaagaagaaaaggaacaaAAATGTCCCTGCTGTTGTGTGGTATCCGACAAGGGTTATCGAATTTCTTGGTCGGCGCacacccattatcctcaaggaaaAGGATACACGGTGCTCCCTAGTAGCAATAT GCAACGTTCTCCTGCTTGGAGAGAAAATAACCCTCGATTTAGATATCAAGAAAGTGTTGGAGAGCCATCTCATCCATCTTTTCCAGAGGCCTCTTTTGTGTGGCAATACACAAATGCAG TTGGAACAGAACTTGGAACTATCAGAGTTCAATAAACAAGTTCTTGGTGTATTGCCGAAGCTTACATGCAGCTTATACTTTGATGTGACATTTTCTAG CTCTTGTGGCTTAGAGAAGACCTTTGAAACTGCACTGTTTGGTTTTCTTGGTGTCCCTCTACGCCATGGCTGGTTGGTAGATCCCCAG GATGCTGAGTTGGACTCCTCAATACGTGGAAGCTCCTACTCCAAACTTTCGTATAATCTTGCTATCTATGAATCAATTCGACCCAAGACAAATTCAGGGCCTCAAAAGCATGGTCGATATGAAGATGATATGTTCTATTCAGCGCTTGCATTCTCTAAAACTGGATCAGAAAAAGAACTTGATTCTACTTCTT GTGCAACAATTTCAACATTTTTGCAGGGCCCTCAGCTAACCCGATATGG ATTCTCTTCCTTACATAATGACCTCAGAGCGTTACAACCTACTGTCCTGATCTGGAATGAAAACTTAATTACAATATCTAAG TTTGAAGACAAAATATATGTGTTGCTGAACGATTTGTCCTTGTTGAGAACTGAAACCGATGCTGTGTGGGAAAGGTTAACACAG GCAAATGGTGATGGAGTTTTTGTTGATTGTAACTTTGTGCCTACAGATTCTAAGATTCAATCAGTACTG CCACTGACGAAAACTGAAAGAAAGAAAAGGATAAAAGAGAAgatggatctgaagaagaaagagAAGGATAGTAACAAGGACAAAGATGATGAGGATACCAAGGATAAAGATGATGGGAAAGAAGAGGATAGTAACGAGGACAGAGATGATGAGGAGACCGAGGAGAAAGATGATGGGAATGCTGCCCCTCAAACCTATTTCTTGCAGGGCAGGCATATCAACTTGAATGCTAGGCCTATCAATTTTCTTGGACTATCTACCCATGTTATCCACCAGATAAATGATGGCCCATGCGCCCTTATTGCAGTCTATAA GGGGGACATCTCTTTTGAACCACATGAAACTGTGGTGTCAATGGAGTATCTACTTGGCCTTGTCCTCGCTCTTCTTGGAGGAAGTGTGAAAATGCAG GACTATTCTGATGAAAGAAAAAGTCAGATATTGAATGTGGTGAAGAGTCTGGCCGGAGGGTTTGATATGGATGTTATCTTCACCAG AACGGATGGTTTTACAATGACTCCAGAGTGGTTGCTTCTGGATTGCTTAGATCTCAACCTTCGACATGGTTGGATTGCTGCTAGG GATTTGTTGACCGGACCCGAAGTATCATTTGAAAGTCTTACGTTGGCTTCTAATGAACCTGGTTTTCCACATG CGGAGGAGATCAAGAATTTTCTAAGGGGACCTCAACTTACTCCCATTGG CTTGGTTTCGCTGCAAGAGGACTTTGTTGAGAATGTTCCGTGCATTCTGTTCTGGAACAAGCATTACCATACTATAGTTATG
- the LOC103641258 gene encoding uncharacterized protein isoform X4 — MLGVAAYMSFCTLLYCVSALSFLQQLSCQELYVRLLMVGVAACCHLTVCSYHFYLLLCTSLLKVKITFKMKPAQDIDSMTGLVLASLSCNFYSDVVDAILLNEPDLCTELEREIIDRIVKDEVMIYKKTKAELRNQEQPFDMGKKKKRNKNVPAVVWYPTRVIEFLGRRTPIILKEKDTRCSLVAICNVLLLGEKITLDLDIKKVLESHLIHLFQRPLLCGNTQMQLEQNLELSEFNKQVLGVLPKLTCSLYFDVTFSSSCGLEKTFETALFGFLGVPLRHGWLVDPQDAELDSSIRGSSYSKLSYNLAIYESIRPKTNSGPQKHGRYEDDMFYSALAFSKTGSEKELDSTSCATISTFLQGPQLTRYGFSSLHNDLRALQPTVLIWNENLITISKFEDKIYVLLNDLSLLRTETDAVWERLTQANGDGVFVDCNFVPTDSKIQSVLPLTKTERKKRIKEKMDLKKKEKDSNKDKDDEDTKDKDDGKEEDSNEDRDDEETEEKDDGNAAPQTYFLQGRHINLNARPINFLGLSTHVIHQINDGPCALIAVYKGDISFEPHETVVSMEYLLGLVLALLGGSVKMQDYSDERKSQILNVVKSLAGGFDMDVIFTRTDGFTMTPEWLLLDCLDLNLRHGWIAARDLLTGPEVSFESLTLASNEPGFPHAEEIKNFLRGPQLTPIGLVSLQEDFVENVPCILFWNKHYHTIVMESGSNNGVEEIG; from the exons ATGCTTGGTGTTGCTGCATATATGTCATTTTGCACCCTGCTGTATTGTGTTTCTGCTTTGTCTTTCCTACAACAGTTATCTTGCCAAGAATTGTATGTTAGGCTACTTATGGTTGGAGTTGCTGCATGCTGTCATCTCACAGTGTGCAGTTACCACTTCTATCTTTTGCTGTGCACTTCTTTACTGAAAGTAAAAATAACATTCAAGATGAAACCTGCTCAGGATATTGATTCTATGACTGGGTTAGTTCTTGCCAGCCTGTCATGCAACTTCTATTCCGA TGTTGTTGATGCAATTCTTCTAAATGAACCTGATTTATGTACCGAGCTTGAAAGAGAAATAATCGACAGAATAGTCAAAGATGAAGTGATGATCTACAAAAAGACTAAAGCAGAG TTGCGGAATCAGGAACAGCCGTTTGATATGGGGaaaaagaagaaaaggaacaaAAATGTCCCTGCTGTTGTGTGGTATCCGACAAGGGTTATCGAATTTCTTGGTCGGCGCacacccattatcctcaaggaaaAGGATACACGGTGCTCCCTAGTAGCAATAT GCAACGTTCTCCTGCTTGGAGAGAAAATAACCCTCGATTTAGATATCAAGAAAGTGTTGGAGAGCCATCTCATCCATCTTTTCCAGAGGCCTCTTTTGTGTGGCAATACACAAATGCAG TTGGAACAGAACTTGGAACTATCAGAGTTCAATAAACAAGTTCTTGGTGTATTGCCGAAGCTTACATGCAGCTTATACTTTGATGTGACATTTTCTAG CTCTTGTGGCTTAGAGAAGACCTTTGAAACTGCACTGTTTGGTTTTCTTGGTGTCCCTCTACGCCATGGCTGGTTGGTAGATCCCCAG GATGCTGAGTTGGACTCCTCAATACGTGGAAGCTCCTACTCCAAACTTTCGTATAATCTTGCTATCTATGAATCAATTCGACCCAAGACAAATTCAGGGCCTCAAAAGCATGGTCGATATGAAGATGATATGTTCTATTCAGCGCTTGCATTCTCTAAAACTGGATCAGAAAAAGAACTTGATTCTACTTCTT GTGCAACAATTTCAACATTTTTGCAGGGCCCTCAGCTAACCCGATATGG ATTCTCTTCCTTACATAATGACCTCAGAGCGTTACAACCTACTGTCCTGATCTGGAATGAAAACTTAATTACAATATCTAAG TTTGAAGACAAAATATATGTGTTGCTGAACGATTTGTCCTTGTTGAGAACTGAAACCGATGCTGTGTGGGAAAGGTTAACACAG GCAAATGGTGATGGAGTTTTTGTTGATTGTAACTTTGTGCCTACAGATTCTAAGATTCAATCAGTACTG CCACTGACGAAAACTGAAAGAAAGAAAAGGATAAAAGAGAAgatggatctgaagaagaaagagAAGGATAGTAACAAGGACAAAGATGATGAGGATACCAAGGATAAAGATGATGGGAAAGAAGAGGATAGTAACGAGGACAGAGATGATGAGGAGACCGAGGAGAAAGATGATGGGAATGCTGCCCCTCAAACCTATTTCTTGCAGGGCAGGCATATCAACTTGAATGCTAGGCCTATCAATTTTCTTGGACTATCTACCCATGTTATCCACCAGATAAATGATGGCCCATGCGCCCTTATTGCAGTCTATAA GGGGGACATCTCTTTTGAACCACATGAAACTGTGGTGTCAATGGAGTATCTACTTGGCCTTGTCCTCGCTCTTCTTGGAGGAAGTGTGAAAATGCAG GACTATTCTGATGAAAGAAAAAGTCAGATATTGAATGTGGTGAAGAGTCTGGCCGGAGGGTTTGATATGGATGTTATCTTCACCAG AACGGATGGTTTTACAATGACTCCAGAGTGGTTGCTTCTGGATTGCTTAGATCTCAACCTTCGACATGGTTGGATTGCTGCTAGG GATTTGTTGACCGGACCCGAAGTATCATTTGAAAGTCTTACGTTGGCTTCTAATGAACCTGGTTTTCCACATG CGGAGGAGATCAAGAATTTTCTAAGGGGACCTCAACTTACTCCCATTGG CTTGGTTTCGCTGCAAGAGGACTTTGTTGAGAATGTTCCGTGCATTCTGTTCTGGAACAAGCATTACCATACTATAGTTATG